A genomic segment from Maniola jurtina chromosome 9, ilManJurt1.1, whole genome shotgun sequence encodes:
- the LOC123867996 gene encoding neuropeptide-like 4: MYVGTETMPIRGSPLTLIYCLDSSPLSVFNGQSKQSTKMFKFLIFFALMAFAVAKPLVYTAPLTAAYSAYPAPVAAAYTAPVAYSAYSAYSPVAYSAYTYASPYSYYL, encoded by the exons ATGTACGTAGGCACCGAAACGATGCCAATACGGGGGTCACCACTGACCCTTATATATTGTCTGGATTCATCACCACTGTCAGTGTTCAACGGACAATCAAAACAATCTACCAAAATGTTCAAGTTT TTGATCTTCTTCGCTCTCATGGCTTTCGCCGTGGCAAAGCCCCTGGTGTACACCGCGCCCCTGACTGCGGCGTACAGCGCGTACCCCGCCCCTGTCGCTGCGGCGTATACCGCGCCCGTCGCGTACTCTGCGTACAGCGCGTACTCCCCCGTCGCTTACTCCGCCTACACTTACGCTTCCCCGTACTCTTACTACCTTTGA
- the LOC123868468 gene encoding vitelline membrane protein Vm26Ab-like: MFKQIVFVALIAVVVAKPGIHSVAYPAPYVAAYSAPLTAAYTAPVAAAYTAPFAAYSAPVAAAYTAPVAAAYTAPVAAAYTAPVAAAYPAPIVAAAYKAPVFLK; the protein is encoded by the exons ATGTTCAAGCAG ATTGTTTTCGTCGCGCTCATCGCCGTCGTGGTCGCCAAGCCCGGCATCCACTCGGTAGCATACCCAGCACCATACGTAGCTGCGTACTCCGCTCCTCTCACGGCGGCATATACGGCGCCTGTTGCTGCAGCGTACACTGCTCCATTTGCAGCGTACTCTGCCCCTGTAGCTGCAGCATACACAGCCCCGGTAGCCGCAGCGTACACCGCCCCGGTAGCCGCAGCGTACACGGCCCCTGTTGCAGCAGCTTACCCTGCCCCCATCGTTGCCGCAGCGTACAAAGCCCCTGTTTTCTTGAAGTGA
- the LOC123867998 gene encoding cuticle protein 18.6-like, producing the protein MFKLFFFACFLAFAAAKPAVFPVAYTAPLAAYTAPVAAAYTAPVAAAYTAPVAYSAYTAPVAAYSAYTYASPYSAYYFR; encoded by the exons ATGTTCAAATTG TTCTTCTTTGCTTGCTTCTTGGCCTTCGCCGCCGCCAAGCCCGCTGTCTTCCCCGTTGCATACACAGCACCATTGGCAGCGTACACTGCTCCCGTAGCAGCAGCATACACCGCTCCCGTAGCAGCAGCATACACGGCACCCGTAGCGTACTCTGCGTACACCGCGCCCGTCGCCGCTTACTCTGCCTACACCTACGCCTCTCCTTACTCTGCATACTACTTCCGCTGA